Proteins encoded in a region of the Novipirellula caenicola genome:
- the trpC gene encoding indole-3-glycerol phosphate synthase TrpC, with protein MNVLDKILVETRKTILADKAKRSEAELEAAIADLPPCRDFHAALASGDAVQLIAEVKRASPSAGLIRQDFDPVTIASCYEKAGAACISVLTDAPFFQGSLDYLRDVRAAIELPILRKDFIVDRYQLLQARDAGADCVLLIAECLSASQLCELHQQAAELGLQTLIELFEPQYLDAVLATGTSLVGINNRDLKTFHTDLEHTVRMCESIPRDRLVVGESGIRTHDDVLHLGKAGVKAVLVGESLMRQDDIEAATRRLIGK; from the coding sequence ATGAATGTCCTCGATAAAATTTTGGTCGAGACTCGTAAAACGATTCTCGCCGACAAAGCCAAGCGGTCCGAAGCCGAACTCGAAGCGGCAATTGCGGATCTGCCTCCGTGCCGTGATTTTCACGCCGCATTGGCCTCAGGAGATGCGGTTCAGCTGATCGCCGAAGTCAAACGTGCGAGTCCTTCGGCGGGATTGATCCGCCAAGATTTTGATCCGGTTACGATCGCGTCGTGCTATGAAAAGGCGGGTGCCGCATGCATCAGCGTTTTGACCGACGCACCGTTCTTTCAAGGATCGCTCGACTACCTGCGAGACGTTCGCGCGGCGATTGAGCTGCCGATCTTGCGAAAGGATTTTATTGTCGATCGCTATCAACTGCTTCAGGCGCGTGACGCAGGCGCCGATTGCGTGCTGTTGATCGCCGAGTGTCTTTCGGCCAGCCAACTGTGCGAGCTGCACCAACAAGCAGCAGAGCTCGGTTTGCAAACGCTTATCGAGCTATTTGAACCGCAATACCTGGACGCCGTGTTGGCGACGGGCACCTCGTTAGTCGGGATCAACAACCGCGACCTAAAGACCTTTCACACCGATCTGGAACACACCGTGCGAATGTGCGAGTCGATTCCGCGTGATCGGTTGGTCGTCGGCGAAAGCGGCATTCGCACGCATGACGACGTGCTGCATCTTGGCAAAGCAGGCGTTAAAGCCGTGCTGGTGGGCGAATCGCTGATGCGTCAGGACGATATCGAAGCCGCCACGCGTCGATTGATCGGCAAATAA